In Callospermophilus lateralis isolate mCalLat2 chromosome 18, mCalLat2.hap1, whole genome shotgun sequence, one DNA window encodes the following:
- the LOC143384268 gene encoding vomeronasal type-1 receptor 4-like: MAASDVAVGIIFLSQTVVGALGNSSLLIHYLVHYHMGFKVRHTDFMIQHLIVANLLALLCRGVPQTVAAFGVKDFLSDFGCQLLFYLHRVGRGVSIGSTCLLSVFQTIKINPEDSSCSELKVKAPKYIGFSIYLSWILYLLVNLIIISHMTGKRSKNNITSMKDFEYCSSVHHHRTIYSLHAALLTFPDVLCVGLMLWASSSMVLILHRHKQRMKYVHKNSSPRSSPESRATKNILVLVSTFVSFYTLSCIFQVCVIVIYNPHWVLVKMGAIVAGSFPALCPFLLMSRNSSASRLSLSGIRSRKIPDVRRNI, encoded by the coding sequence ATGGCAGCCAGTGATGTGGCTGTAGGCATCATCTTCCTGTCACAGACTGTGGTTGGAGCTCTGGGTAATTCCTCTCTTCTCATCCATTACCTGGTCCATTACCACATGGGGTTCAAGGTAAGACACACAGACTTCATGATTCAGCACTTGATTGTGGCCAACTTGTTAGCCCTCCTGTGTAGAGGAGTACCTCAGACAGTGGCAGCTTTTGGAGTGAAAGATTTCCTCAGTGATTTTGGATGCCAGCTGCTTTTCTATCTTCACAGGGTGGGCAGGGGGGTGTCCATTGGCAGCACCTGCCTCCTGAGTGTCTTCCAGACAATTAAGATTAATCCTGAGGACTCCAGTTGTTCAGAGCTTAAAGTGAAAGCTCCCAAATACATTGGTTTCTCCATATACCTGAGCTGGATTCTGTACCTGCTTGTAAATCTTATAATTATTTCACATATGACTGGTAAAAGAAGCAAAAATAATATAACAAGCATGAAAGATTTTGAATACTGTTCTAGTGTTCATCATCACAGAACCATATACTCACTGCATGCAGCATTGCTAACCTTCCCTGATGTCCTGTGTGTGGGGCTCATGCTCTGGGCCAGCAGCTCCATGGTGCTCATCCTGCACAGGcacaagcagagaatgaaatatgTTCATAAGAACAGCTCCCCCAGGTCCTCCCCTGAGTCCAGAGCCACCAAGAACATCCTTGTCTTGGTGAGCACTTTTGTGTCTTTTTACACACTTTCCTGCATCTTTCAGGTTTGTGTGATTGTTATTTATAATCCCCACTGGGTGCTGGTAAAGATGGGTGCCATAGTTGCTGGGAGTTTCCCAGCTCTCTGCCCCTTTCTGCTCATGAGCAGGAACTCCAGTGCATCCAGGCTCAGTCTCTCTGGAATAAGGAGTAGGAAAATTCCTGATGTCAGGAGGAACATCTAA